Proteins from one Enterobacter bugandensis genomic window:
- the apbC gene encoding iron-sulfur cluster carrier protein ApbC, producing MSSQSQAKSPEALRAMVAGTLANFQHPTLKHNLTTLKALHHVAWLDDTLHVEVQMPFVWTSAFDALKEQTSAELLRITGAKAIDWKLSHSIATLKRVKNQPGVNGVKNIIAVSSGKGGVGKSSTAVNLALALAAEGAKVGILDADIYGPSIPNMLGAENQRPTSPDGTHMAPIVAHGLATNSIGYLVTDDNAMVWRGPMASKALLQMLQETMWPDLDYLVLDMPPGTGDIQLTLAQNIPVTGAVVVTTPQDIALIDAKKGIVMFEKVEVPVLGIVENMSMHICSNCGHHEPIFGTGGAEKLAAQYHTQLLGQMPLHISLREDLDSGKPTVVSRPDSEFAEMYRQLAGRVAAQLYWQGEVIPGEIAFRAV from the coding sequence ATGAGTTCTCAATCCCAGGCCAAATCACCGGAAGCCTTACGAGCAATGGTCGCCGGGACGCTGGCTAACTTTCAGCATCCAACCCTGAAACATAACCTCACTACGCTGAAAGCGTTGCACCACGTCGCGTGGCTGGACGATACGCTGCACGTTGAAGTGCAGATGCCGTTCGTCTGGACCAGTGCCTTTGACGCGCTGAAAGAGCAGACCAGCGCCGAGCTGCTGCGCATTACCGGTGCGAAAGCGATTGACTGGAAGCTGAGCCACAGCATTGCCACGCTGAAGCGTGTGAAAAATCAGCCGGGCGTCAACGGGGTGAAAAACATCATCGCCGTGAGTTCAGGTAAGGGTGGGGTGGGTAAATCCTCTACCGCCGTCAACCTCGCGCTCGCGCTGGCGGCGGAAGGGGCAAAGGTTGGTATTCTGGATGCCGATATCTACGGTCCGTCTATTCCAAACATGCTGGGTGCGGAAAATCAGCGTCCAACCTCGCCGGACGGCACGCATATGGCGCCGATCGTGGCGCACGGTCTGGCGACCAACTCCATCGGTTACCTGGTGACCGACGATAACGCCATGGTCTGGCGCGGCCCGATGGCCAGCAAAGCGCTGCTGCAGATGCTGCAGGAAACGATGTGGCCGGATCTGGATTATCTGGTGCTGGACATGCCGCCGGGCACCGGTGACATTCAGCTGACGCTGGCGCAGAACATCCCGGTAACGGGGGCCGTTGTGGTCACCACGCCGCAGGATATCGCGCTGATCGACGCCAAAAAAGGCATCGTGATGTTCGAGAAAGTGGAAGTGCCGGTGCTCGGCATCGTCGAGAACATGAGCATGCACATCTGCAGCAACTGCGGACACCATGAGCCTATCTTTGGTACGGGTGGGGCGGAAAAACTGGCAGCGCAGTATCACACCCAGCTGCTGGGGCAGATGCCGCTGCATATTTCCTTGCGTGAAGATCTGGACAGCGGGAAGCCGACGGTCGTCAGCCGTCCGGACAGCGAGTTCGCTGAGATGTATCGCCAGCTGGCGGGGCGCGTTGCGGCGCAGCTCTACTGGCAGGGTGAAGTGATCCCGGGTGAAATCGCCTTCCGCGCGGTGTAA
- a CDS encoding RcnB family protein, with translation MAKRKLLLLGVLLSLAGSAFSAPQTAAAPSGIKAYEEQEFIADFTKFKIGDTAPAQYQTPEYTIKQYQLRNLPAPDAGTHWTYMGENYVLIGDADGKIYKAYNGDIFYHR, from the coding sequence ATGGCTAAGCGTAAATTGCTGCTTCTGGGTGTATTACTGTCTCTGGCGGGCTCCGCGTTTTCTGCCCCGCAAACCGCCGCTGCGCCATCGGGCATCAAGGCCTATGAAGAACAAGAGTTCATCGCCGATTTCACGAAGTTTAAAATCGGCGATACGGCACCGGCGCAGTATCAAACGCCGGAGTACACCATTAAACAGTACCAGCTGCGTAATCTTCCGGCACCGGATGCCGGTACCCACTGGACCTACATGGGCGAAAACTACGTCCTGATTGGCGATGCAGATGGCAAAATCTACAAAGCCTACAATGGAGATATTTTCTATCATCGCTGA
- a CDS encoding GNAT family N-acetyltransferase: protein MAKSTKPTMEIFSIIADTIVIRPWQESDRPFLRTLYLHARREAWPWLDSSAWQLEDFDAATLDEEIWVAEQDGHRLGFASVWTNDNFLHNLFVDPQYQSLGVGHVLLEHVHKTFTSTGSLKCLVKNARAITFYQRHGWHIEATGNSPEGEYYLMHYRLG from the coding sequence ATGGCAAAATCTACAAAGCCTACAATGGAGATATTTTCTATCATCGCTGATACGATCGTAATCCGTCCGTGGCAGGAGAGCGACCGCCCTTTCCTGCGTACGCTCTACCTCCACGCCCGGCGTGAAGCCTGGCCGTGGCTGGACAGTTCTGCGTGGCAGCTTGAAGATTTTGACGCGGCAACCCTGGACGAAGAGATTTGGGTGGCGGAGCAGGATGGGCACCGACTTGGCTTCGCCTCAGTCTGGACGAACGATAATTTTCTGCACAACCTGTTTGTCGACCCGCAGTATCAGAGCCTGGGCGTCGGACATGTGTTGCTTGAGCACGTACATAAGACGTTTACCAGCACGGGCTCACTCAAGTGTCTGGTGAAAAATGCGCGGGCTATTACGTTTTACCAGCGGCACGGCTGGCACATTGAGGCGACGGGGAATTCTCCTGAGGGAGAGTACTATCTTATGCATTACCGGCTTGGGTAA